The Gossypium raimondii isolate GPD5lz chromosome 2, ASM2569854v1, whole genome shotgun sequence genome segment atttttacACTACCGGGGTGAACTGTCAAACTACTATCATGTGCTTCttgcaaaattttctgaattaaatcaacatttttcgGAACACATATTCTGTCACGAAACATTAAACATCCATCTGAATCAATccgaaaatcaaaattatcgTCCACTGCACACTGAGTCTTTTTTCTTTGCAATTCATTATCTACTTTTTGAGCCTCataaatttcttgaagaaacaaTGATCTAGCTTTTAACTCTGCAAACAATGATCCATCTTCAGTCAATGTTAATCtcgtattcaaagctctcaaagcAAAGAGAGACTTTctgctcaaagcatcagcaactgTATTGGCTTTTCCCAGATGATAATCTATCACAAGTTCATCATCTTTCAACAATTCCAACCATCTTCGTTGCCgcaaattcagatctttttctgtcataacatatttcaaacttttatgatctgtaaaAAAACGACATTTCTCACTATataaataatgacgccaaatcgTCAAAGCAAAGATAATAGCAACCAACTCTAAATCATGGGTAGGATAATTTCATTCATGCAGTTTCAATTGTCGAGAAGCATACGCTATcacttttccttcttgcatcaatacacatccaAGCCCATTTAACGAAGCgtcactataaacaacaaattccTTTCCTGACTCGGGTTGCACTAACACTGGTGCCTCAGTTAAacacttctttaatttctcaaaactttgctgacacTCCTCGGTCcattcgaacttaacatctttttgtaacaattttgtcatcggtgaagctatcatcgaaaaaCCTTCTACGAATCAACGGTAATATCCCGCTAAGCCCAGAAAACTaataacttcagatacatttcttgGAGACTTCCATTCAACTATTGCCGATATCTTATTCGGATCCACTCGGATGCCATCCCCCGAGACAAtatgtcccaaaaatccaacttcactGAGCCAAAATTCActcttgctaaatttagcaaacaatttttttcttgtagAGTCTGTAGCACAATTCTTAAATGTTCAGCATGCTCAGCTTCACTCAggaataaataagaatatcatctataaacaccaccacaaatttatccaaatagggCCGAAaaatccgattcatcaaatccataaaaatagctggagcattagtcagaccaaaaggcattacaagaaactcatagtggccatacctggttctgaaagcagtctttggcacatctgactctttatCTCTTAATTGGTCATATCTggatctcaaatcaattttggaaaacactgTGGCATCCTgtaactgatcaaacaagtcatctatTTGgggcaatggatacttattcttcactGTCACTTTGTTAAGttgacgataatcaatacacaatctcaatgtcccatcctttttcttcacaaatagcATTGGAGCACCCCACGGAGAGTAACTTGGTCTTACGAGTCCTTTATCCGTCAACTCTTGTAATTACGCTTTTAACTCTTTCAGTTCAGTTGGTGCCATCTTGTAGGGAGCAATCGATATTGGAGCGGTACCTGGCATTacttcaataccaaactctacttctctaatcggaggcaAACCTGGCAACTCTTCTGGGAACACATCTAAATATTCACATACCACTGGCACTAATTCGATCTTTGTTTCAGACACTTttgtattcaacacataagtaagatatgcttcacaaccatttttcaaacatttctaAGCAGACATGGCAGAAATCACAATTGGCATCACATTTGACTTATCTGTTTCAACCCGAAGAACTTTACCACTATAACACTTCAGCTCAAGAATTTTCTGACTACAATCTATCTTGGCCTTATGtaatgtcaaccaatccattcccaaaataacatcaaattcatcaaattgcAACAACATCAAGTTGGCAAGGAAACACTAACCTTGTATCATCAAAGgataatttttgcatattttatcaactatcACATGCTTGCCTAAAGGATTTGACACTTTAAC includes the following:
- the LOC128033831 gene encoding uncharacterized protein LOC128033831 yields the protein MTEKDLNLRQRRWLELLKDDELVIDYHLGKANTVADALSRKSLFALRALNTRLTLTEDGSLFAELKARSLFLQEIYEAQKVDNELQRKKTQCAVDDNFDFRIDSDGCLMFRDRICVPKNVDLIQKILQEAHDSSLTVHPVMDPDRAKADDVKSIAPAAVQGTELVDSRPTSSNQEGKAKQAFYQMMND